In Capsicum annuum cultivar UCD-10X-F1 chromosome 11, UCD10Xv1.1, whole genome shotgun sequence, one genomic interval encodes:
- the LOC107848274 gene encoding DNA repair protein RAD5A yields MAAKKITDELVSMVRTIVGDEYREMDIIRSLHMAKNDPTAAINIIFDTPSFKKIEIRNTRLNSDGGNASSNSGKIQESEISRVCSNEGLDSKSRIESEFGDNGLVGNGIQCDSESEFEGKRGEGDMGSECWGSRVVGKRGGDEFGGSGLLGERAGGDIGTECGGNGVVGNRIQRDMGSECGIKGDGVNMGRECGSNGLVGKRVGGDMGSEWWYVGCGEVAGMSTCKGRILKPGDEVEFTFPVEKMLSSPSTGKFGGGRGRQAAACSEIVRFSTKACGEIGRIPNEWARCILPLVRDKKIRIEGFCKSAPNILGIMDSVLLSVRVYINSFMFRKSHQTSLKARNNPADDTVVHPLPTLFHLLGLTPFKKAEFTPSDLYTRKRPLHGQDSSGGPASLLRANLSKSSSSADGDTVENEESISDTDLDYIVGLADSSELQEMEPPSTLQCELRPYQKQALHWMTQLERGRNMDEAATTLHPCWNAYCLKDERELVVYLNAFSGDATTEFPSTLEMARGGILADSMGLGKTIMTISLLLSRSERGGSSGSQSTSQLSSDNGEASNILSQSPTFAKKSAKFSSLDKLLKHKPTLISGGNLIICPMTLLGQWKAEIEAHAQPGVLSVYVYYGQTRSKDAKVLARSDVVLTTYGVLASEFSAENAEDSGGLLSIRWFRVVLDEAHTIKSSKSQISNAASALNADRRWCLTGTPIQNNLEDIYSLLRFLRVEPWGSWAWWNKLIQKPFEEGDERGLKLVQSILSLIMLRRTKSSTDREGRPILVLPPADIQVIYCELTEVERDFYDALYKRSKVKFDQFVEQGRVLHNYASILELLLRLRQCCDHPFLVMSRGDTQEFSDLNKLAKRFLKGGKETGEGKDVPSRAYIQEVVEELRKGEQGECPICLEAFEDAVLTPCAHRLCRECLLASWRSSNSGLCPVCRNTVSRQELITAPSDNRFQVDVEKNWVESSKVSALLSELKRLRSVGSKSIVFSQWTAFLDLLQIPLSRSSIPFVRLDGTLNQQQREKVIKKFSEEDDISVLLMSLKAGGVGINLTAASNAFVMDPWWNPAVEEQAVMRVHRIGQTKQVMIKRFIVKGSVEERMEAVQTRKQRMISGALTDQEVRTARIEELKMLFA; encoded by the exons ATGGCAGCGAAAAAGATTACAGATGAGCTTGTTTCGATGGTGCGTACGATTGTTGGGGATGAATATAGAGAGATGGACATAATTAGATCACTTCACATGGCGAAAAATGATCCAACAGCTGCTATAAACATCATCTTTGATACTCCGAGTTTCAAGAAAATTGAAATTCGGAATACCCGTTTGAATTCTGATGGTGGAAATGCAAGCAGTAATAGTGGTAAGATTCAAGAATCTGAGATTAGTAGAGTTTGTTCAAATGAAGGATTGGATAGTAAGAGTAGAATTGAGAGTGAATTTGGTGATAATGGGTTGGTTGGTAATGGGATTCAGTGTGATTCGGAGAGTGAATTTGAGGGTAAGAGGGGTGAGGGTGATATGGGGAGTGAATGTTGGGGTAGTAGGGTGGTGGGTAAGAGGGGTGGGGATGAATTTGGGGGTAGTGGGTTGTTGGGTGAGAGGGCTGGGGGCGATATAGGGACTGAGTGTGGGGGTAATGGGGTGGTGGGTAATAGGATTCAGCGTGATATGGGGAGTGAATGTGGGATTAAGGGGGATGGGGTTAATATGGGGAGGGAATGTGGGAGTAATGGGTTGGTGGGTAAGAGGGTAGGGGGCGATATGGGGAGTGAATGGTGGTATGTGGGGTGTGGTGAGGTAGCTGGTATGTCAACATGTAAAGGGAGAATTTTGAAGCCTGGTGATGAAGTTGAATTTACGTTTCCTGTCGAGAAGATGTTGAGTTCACCTTCAACTGGGAAGTTTGGTGGTGGGCGAGGGCGTCAAGCTGCTGCGTGTTCTGAAATTGTAAGGTTTTCTACTAAGGCTTGTGGAGAG ATTGGGCGTATTCCAAATGAATGGGCTCGATGTATTCTGCCGTTGGTGAGGGATAAGAAGATTAGAATTGAAGGATTTTGCAAATCGGCCCCTAACATATTGGGGATTATGGACTCTGTTCTTTTGTCAGTCAG AGTGTATATTAACAGTTTCATGTTTCGAAAAAGCCATCAGACATCACTAAAGGCTAGAAACAATCCCGCAGATGATACAGTTGTTCACCCCCTTCCGACTTTGTTCCATTTGCTTGGGCTTACTCCTTTTAAGAAG GCAGAATTCACTCCGTCTGATTTATACACGAGGAAGCGGCCTTTGCACGGACAG GACAGCTCCGGAGGTCCTGCCTCATTATTGCGTGCAAACTTATCCAAAAGCTCCTCATCTGCAGATGGAGATACAGTTGAGAATGAGGAGTCAATTTCTGATACCGATCTTGACTATATTGTTGGTTTAGCTGATAGCTCGGAGCTACAG GAAATGGAACCACCAAGTACGCTCCAGTGCGAACTGCGACCCTATCAGAAGCAGGCGCTTCATTGGATGACACAACTGGAGAGGGGAAGAAACATGGATGAAGCAGCAACCACTCTGCATCCATGTTGGAATGCATACTGCCTAAAAGATGA GAGGGAACTTGTTGTTTACTTGAATGCATTTTCGGGTGATGCGACCACTGAATTTCCGAGTACCCTTGAAATGGCTAGAGGAGGA ATTTTGGCAGATTCCATGGGGCTAGGGAAGACTATAATGACTATATCTCTTCTCCTCAGTCGTTCTGAAAGAGGTGGATCATCAGGAAGCCAATCTACAAGTCAGCTGTCTAGTGATAATGGTGAAGCTAGTAATATCTTAAGTCAGTCTCCAACTTTTGCGAAGAAATCAGCAAAATTCTCTAGTCTTGATAAGCTTTTGAAACATAAGCCAACTCTTATCTCCGGTGGCAATCTGATTATATGTCCAATGACACTACTTGGTCAATGGAAG GCAGAGATTGAAGCCCATGCACAACCTGGGGTTCTATCTGTTTATGTTTACTATGGCCAGACAAGATCAAAGGATGCAAAAGTGCTTGCTCGAAGTGATGTCGTGCTGACGACATATGGGGTGTTGGCCTCCGAATTTTCTGCTGAG AATGCTGAGGACAGTGGGGGCCTTCTCTCTATTAGGTGGTTTAGAGTGGTGCTCGATGAGGCGCATACTATCAAATCCTCTAAAAGTCAAATCTCAAATGCTGCCTCTGCTCTTAATGCTGACCGTCGGTGGTGTCTTACTGGTACCCCTATCCAG AACAATCTGGAGGATATTTACAgtttgctgagatttttgagagtCGAACCATGGGGAAGTTGGGCATG GTGGAACAAGCTTATTCAGAAACCTTTTGAGGAGGGAGATGAGAGGGGGCTAAAGTTGGTTCAATCAATACTAAGTCTGATCATGTTGAGAAGAACAAAGTCTAGCACAGATAGAGAAGGAAG ACCAATTTTAGTTCTACCACCAGCAGATATTCAAGTGATATATTGTGAACTTACAGAAGTAGAGCGCGACTTCTACGATGCATTGTATAAACGATCCAAG GTGAAGTTTGATCAGTTTGTTGAGCAAGGGCGAGTTCTCCACAACTATGCTTCTATATTGGAGTTGCTATTGCGACTTCGTCAATGTTGCGACCATCCATTTCTTGTCATGAG TCGAGGTGATACTCAAGAATTCTCTGATCTAAATAAGCTTGCTAAACGTTTCCTTAAGGGTGGTAAGGAGACTGGAGAAGGCAAGGATGTCCCTTCACGTGCTTATATCCAGGAGGTTGTGGAAGAGTTGCGGAAGGGAGAACAGGGAGAATGCCCTATCTGTCTTGAAGCTTTTGAAGATGCGGTGTTGACTCCATGTGCTCATAGGTTATGTCGAGAGTGTCTCTTGGCAAGCTGGCGAAGTTCTAATTCGGGCCTTTGTCCTGTTTGTAG AAACACTGTCAGTAGGCAGGAGCTTATAACAGCACCGTCAGACAACCGCTTTCAGGTTGATGTTGAAAAGAATTGGGTGGAGTCATCAAAAGTGTCAGCCTTGTTGTCTGAATTAAAACGTCTTCGTTCTGTTGGTTCCAAAAGCATTGTTTTTAGTCAGTGGACTGCCTTCCTAGATCTACTGCAGATTCCTCTTTCTCG TAGTAGTATTCCATTTGTTCGCCTTGATGGGACGTTAAACCAACAACAACGTGAGAAAGTAATAAAGAAGTTCTCAGAAGAGGATGACATATCG GTGTTGCTAATGTCATTGAAGGCTGGTGGTGTTGGTATAAACCTGACGGCTGCATCTAATGCTTTTGTCATG GATCCATGGTGGAATCCAGCTGTTGAGGAACAAGCAGTCATGCGTGTTCATCGTATTGGACAAACTAAGCAAGTAATGATCAAACGATTCATTGTGAAG GGTTCGGTAGAGGAAAGAATGGAGGCAGTTCAAACTAGGAAGCAACGGATGATTTCTGGTGCTTTGACAGACCAAGAAGTTCGGACTGCAAGAATCGAGGAACTTAAGATGCTTTTCGCATAG
- the LOC107856412 gene encoding DDT domain-containing protein PTM: MEAGVGKSERRGRKRRRKDVQNVEVDQDGKKRAVVLKPKELVGRYVRKEFEGNGLFLGKIVFYDSGLYRVDYDDGDCEDLDPGELKEVLIEEDVLVGEWLDRKKKLNEMVASKQVKDVAPQVEIAAELVSAVVDTIEEVPVLSDSRYDSPVKLEKMQVGTADSLSDLSEDDEEQDLSSEVEKTLVPAPELPPSSGNIGIPEEYVPYLLSIFSFLRTFSTTLFLSPFELDDFVGALNCSIPNSLLDSIHVAVMRVLRRHLENLSSDGSELASKCLRNIDWSLLDAMTWPVYLVHYLTGMGYTDEHGWKEFYPHTLEKEYYSLTAGRKLIVLQILCDSVLDSEELRAEIDMREESEVGIDSDGGTVFAPVIGPRRVHPRYAKTSACKDQEAIKLNKENSETNIFSNTNSLGAKVTGQASIRDVDQDGNGDECRLCGMDGTLLCCDGCPSSYHGRCIGVCKMYIPEGAWYCPECTVNGLDPKITRGTPLKGSEVFGVDSYGQVFMGTCNHLLVLKALADSDCNVRYYYDKDIPKVLQALNTSVQHYALYLEICKGIIQYWKLPVNNKFPNSELSEISRQGEGTMGGCVMAPLKSLVTESLGEENTACCVTEFGPGNALLGNFPMVHMQNEKLSAVSRPDGLFLANIDPIARQSNSPLDSLSSGQIQVKPIVCTGSVDQHLVPSEWTEQDDPNLGKTATHTSSHFNYLEQINGIFAGLVVSHGRGCLYMGSSFKPQGYINSYLHGDFAAAAAASLAVLSSEETQGSETRVSDKRKQMAASFLHQAKAFSSVAMRFFWPNMEKKLVEVPRERCSWCLSCKAPVASKRGCLLNAAASNAIKGPMKILSGLRPAKGGEGSLPGIATYIILMEESLIGLIGGAFQSAAFRNQWRKEAEEATSCSVIKSLLLELEENIRLVAFSVDWIKLVDGGSSESSVTQSATAAVGSTHKRKPGRRGRKPMAIVEATADDGQDLPTDFTWWRGGLISNFILQKGTLPQRMVKKAALQGGVKKIPGIYYAEGSETAKRSRQLVWRAAVDMCKTTSQLALQVRYLDMHVRWSDLVRPEQSVQDGKGPETEASAFRNAYICDKRVVENESRYGVAFGNQKHLPSRVMKSVAEVEQTQDGKERYWFSELRIPLYLIKEYEEKIGKDLASADKCTSAFMQKKTSRAPCTDIFSYLVLKRDGNDKYCCASCQADVSVRYVVKCNACQGLCHEHCTVSSTVDASSTCKQCNQNRALFQAKCSDESPTSPLLLQGQYFPKPISANKGVNVGSLSRPSASVATLKHSSAMKHSNSSKSKSKANHNLGVIWRKKSEDTGTDFVLRNILLKGNPDGYPLIAICHLCRNPYNPDLMYIRCETCSNWFHADAVGLEESKIHQVMGFKCSRCRRTRIPICPYLDPKSKKQIEEKRTRARASKMDNSGMEFGSGMISELHMDDELSSQVLPSEEDGMYLEDDNSLLVSTSEEFSEQFPEADCEWNTATMSVFGPKKLPVRRQVKNENDLDSSFASDPFHADFFGGDIMISAEEIPVNAERGTKLPVRRNGGTEKDLDTLAYNPTNVELSTPFEVEWDTSRNGFDDGLMFEYDDLQCDDMEFEPQTYFSFNELLASDDCGPLDGSSNLTDNGDTSLGFPSDGLADLSYFQHEHALGIDSAAVTVSCKVCSHTKPCPDLCCQMCGIWIHSHCSPWVEELFGETGWMCGNCRDWR, encoded by the exons atggaAGCTGGTGTGGGTAAATCAGAACGGAGAGGGAGGAAAAGGAGAAGAAAGGATGTGCAAAATGTGGAGGTTGATCAGGATGGGAAGAAAAGGGCTGTTGTGTTGAAGCCTAAAGAATTAGTAGGTAGGTACGTTAGGAAGGAATTTGAGGGAAATGGGTTATTTTTGGGAAAGATTGTGTTTTATGATTCAGGGTTGTATagggttgattatgatgatggaGATTGTGAAGATTTGGATCCCGGTGAATTGAAAGAGGTTTTGATTGAAGAGGATGTGTTGGTTGGTGAATGGTTGGACAGGAAGAAAAAGTTAAATGAAATGGTGGCAAGTAAGCAGGTAAAGGATGTTGCTCCTCAGGTTGAGATTGCGGCTGAGCTGGTAAGTGCTGTAGTTGATACGATTGAAGAAGTGCCAGTTTTGAGTGACTCGAGGTATGATTCTCCTGTTAAACTTGAGAAGATGCAAGTAGGTACTGCTGATTCACTGAGCGATTTGTCTGAAGATGATGAGGAGCAGGATTTAAGTTCAGAGGTGGAAAAGACTCTTGTTCCTGCACCTGAACTGCCTCCATCTTCTGGAAATATTGGTATTCCAGAGGAATATGTACCATACCTTTTGTCCATTTTTAGCTTTTTGCGAACGTTTAGTACAACATTGTTTCTGAGTCCCTTTGAACTTGATGACTTTGTGGGTGCACTCAACTGTTCTATTCCAAACTCCTTGTTGGACTCTATCCATGTTGCTGTTATGCGTGTTTTGAGGCGTCACCTTGAAAACCTGTCATCTGATGGTTCTGAGCTTGCATCAAAGTGCCTAAG GAACATTGATTGGAGCTTGCTTGATGCAATGACTTGGCCAGTGTATCTAGTTCATTATTTAACGGGAATGGGATACACAGATGAACATGGTTGGAAAGAGTTTTATCCCCATACTTTGGAGAAGGAGTATTACTCATTGACTGCCGGCAGGAAACTCATAGTTCTGCAGATCTTGTGCGACAGTGTCCTGGATTCTGAGGAGCTAAGAGCAGAAATTGACATGCGTGAAGAATCAGAGGTAGGAATTGATTCAGATGGCGGTACAGTTTTTGCCCCTGTAATTGGACCACGTAGAGTGCATCCACGGTATGCTAAAACTTCTGCCTGCAAGGACCAAGAAGCCATCAAGCTTAATAAAGAAAACAGCGAAACAAATATCTTTTCGAATACTAATTCTTTGGGCGCGAAAGTTACTGGACAAGCTTCTATTCGTGACGTTGATCAAGATGGTAATGGTGATGAGTGTCGTCTCTGCGGTATGGATGGAACTTTACTTTGCTGTGATGGCTGTCCGTCATCTTACCATGGTAGGTGCATTGGTGTTTGCAAGATGTATATACCAGAAGGAGCATGGTATTGCCCTGAGTGCACAGTCAATGGGCTTGATCCCAAAATTACAAGGGGAACACCGCTGAAAGGATCAGAGGTGTTTGGTGTTGATTCCTATGGACAAGTCTTTATGGGTACTTGCAATCATCTGCTTGT GTTGAAGGCTTTGGCTGACTCGGACTGTAATGTCAGATACTACTACGACAAAGACATACCCAAGGTGCTTCAAGCACTCAACACCAGTGTGCAGCATTATGCCTTATATTTGGAAATATGCAAAGGAATTATCCAGTATTGGAAACTTCCAGTCAATAACAAATTCCCTAATAGTGAACTTTCTGAAATTAGTAGGCAAGGAGAGGGCACAATGGGTGGTTGCGTTATGGCACCACTTAAGTCCTTGGTTACGGAAAGTCTTGGGGAAGAGAATACTGCATGTTGTGTCACTGAATTTGGTCCAGGAAATGCTCTTCTAGGCAACTTCCCGATGGTACATATGCAGAATGAGAAACTAAGTGCAGTTTCCCGACCTGATGGTCTTTTTCTGGCAAATATTGATCCTATAGCAAGACAGAGTAACAGCCCTCTAGATTCGTTGTCATCTGGACAAATTCAAGTGAAACCCATTGTATGTACTGGTTCAGTTGACCAGCATCTTGTTCCTTCTGAATGGACTGAACAAGATGACCCCAATTTGGGAAAGACTGCTACACATACCTCAAGTCACTTTAACTACTTGGAACAAATTAATGGTATTTTTGCTGGTCTTGTGGTGTCTCATGGAAGAGGATGCTTATACATGGGTTCATCTTTCAAACCTCAAGGATATATAAATAGTTATCTGCATGGAGATTTTGCTGCAGCTGCTGCTGCTAGTTTAGCTGTCCTTTCTTCGGAAGAAACCCAGGGTTCTGAGACTCGTGTTTCAGACAAGCGTAAACAGATGGCTGCAAGTTTTCTACATCAAGCTAAAGCTTTCTCATCAGTAGCAATGCGTTTTTTTTGGCCGAATATGGAAAAGAAACTTGTGGAAGTACCAAGGGAAAGATGTAGCTGGTGTCTTAGTTGTAAGGCCCCTGTGGCTAGTAAGAGAGGATGCTTGTTGAATGCTGCAGCATCAAATGCCATTAAGGGGCCTATGAAGATACTTAGTGGTCTACGTCCTGCAAAGGGTGGTGAGGGCAGTCTTCCTGGTATTGCCACATATATTATATTGATGGAGGAGAGCTTAATTGGTCTTATAGGTGGCGCTTTTCAGAGTGCAGCTTTTAGAAACCAATGGCGTAAAGAGGCAGAAGAAGCTACCAGTTGCAGTGTGATAAAGTCTCTTTTGCTCGAA CTTGAGGAGAATATCCGCCTAGTTGCATTTTCTGTGGATTGGATTAAGCTTGTTGATGGTGGATCATCCGAGTCTTCTGTCACTCAGTCAGCTACTGCTGCTGTTGGATCAACCCATAAGCGTAAACCAGGGAGACGTGGTAGGAAACCAATGGCTATTGTTGAAGCCACTGCTGATGACGGCCAGGATTTACCGACCGACTTCACTTGGTGGAGAGGTGGCTTGATTTCTAATTTTATACTCCAGAAAGGGACTCTACCCCAAAGGATGGTGAAGAAAGCTGCACTTCAAG GCGGTGTAAAAAAGATACCTGGTATTTATTATGCTGAAGGGTCTGAGACTGCCAAAAGAAGTAGGCAGCTTGTTTGGCGGGCTGCAGTTGATATGTGTAAGACAACATCACAGCTTGCGCTTCAG GTGAGGTACCTAGATATGCATGTGAGATGGAGTGACCTTGTTCGTCCTGAACAGAGCGTCCAAGATGGAAAAGGTCCAGAAACAGAAGCTTCAGCTTTCAGAAATGCTTATATATGCGACAAAAGAGTTGTCGAAAATGAGAGTAGGTATGGAGTTGCTTTTGGGAATCAGAAACATCTCCCGTCTCGTGTGATGAAGAGTGTCGCAGAAGTAGAGCAAACACAGGATGGCAAGGAAAGATATTGGTTTTCTGAGTTGCGGATTCCTTTGTATCTTATAAAAGAGtatgaagaaaaaataggaaaagatcTGGCTTCAGCAGACAAATGCACAAGTGCATTTATGCAGAAAAAAACCTCGAGGGCTCCATGTACCGATATCTTCTCTTATCTAGTACTGAAGAGAGATGGCAATGATAAgtattgttgtgcttcatgtcaAGCGGATGTGTCAGTCAG GTATGTGGTCAAGTGCAATGCATGTCAAG GTCTCTGTCACGAGCACTGTACAGTTAGTTCAACAGTTGATGCTTCAAGCACTTGCAAACAGTGTAACCAAAATAGAGCCCTTTTTCAAGCTAAATGCAGTGATGAATCTCCAACAAGTCCTTTACTGCTGCAAGGACAATACTTTCCAAAGCCAATATCAGCCAACAAAGGAGTTAATGTTGGTAGTTTAAGTCGTCCATCAGCCTCTGTTGCCACTTTGAAGCATTCTTCTGCCATGAAGCATAGTAATTCTTCGAAGTCCAAATCAAAAGCAAATCACAACTTAGGTGTCATTTGGAGAAAGAAGAGTGAAGACACTGGCACTGATTttgtattaagaaacatactttTGAAGGGCAATCCAGATGGGTATCCTCTCATTGCTATTTGCCACCTTTGTCGCAATCCATACAATCCTGATTTGATGTACATCCGTTGTGAAACTTGTTCAA ATTGGTTTCATGCTGATGCTGTTGGACTTGAAGAATCAAAAATCCATCAAGTTATGGGGTTCAAATGTTCTAGATGCCGTAGAACAAGAATACCCATCTGTCCTTATTTGGATCCAAAAAGCAAAAAGCAGATAGAAGAAAAGAGAACGCGCGCAAGGGCTTCAAAGATGGATAATTCAGGAATGGAGTTTGGTTCTGGGATGATTTCAGAGCTACACATGGATGACGAGTTGTCTTCTCAAGTGTTGCCTTCCGAGGAGGACGGCATGTATCTAGAGGATGATAATTCTCTTCTTGTTTCTACGTCAGAAGAATTCAGTGAGCAATTCCCTGAAGCTGATTGTGAGTGGAATACTGCAACCATGTCTGTGTTTGGCCCTAAAAAATTGCCCGTAAGAAGGCAGGTAAAGAATGAGAATGATTTGGATTCTTCTTTCGCAAGCGATCCTTTCCATGCCGATTTTTTTGGAGGAGACATAATGATTTCTGCAGAAGAAATACCAGTTAATGCAGAACGTGGTACTAAACTGCCAGTAAGAAGAAATGGAGGAACGGAGAAGGATTTAGATACTCTTGCCTACAACCCCACAAATGTCGAATTATCCACACCTTTTGAGGTTGAATGGGATACTTCCAGAAATGGTTTTGACGACGGCCTGATGTTTGAATATGATGATCTCCAGTGTGACGATATGGAGTTTGAACCTCAGACCTATTTCTCTTTCAATGAATTGCTCGCGTCTGATGATTGTGGCCCTCTTGATGGATCTTCTAATCTAACAGACAACGGTGACACATCGTTGGGGTTTCCATCCGATGGACTTGCCGATTTGTCCTACTTTCAGCACGAGCATGCACTTGGCATAGATTCCGCTGCAGTCACTGTCTCTTGTAAAGTGTGTTCTCATACCAAACCATGCCCTGATCTTTGTTGTCAAATGTGTGGCATATGGATCCACAGTCATTGTTCACCT